GGCTCATATTGCTGCCATTGAAGCGTCGAAGACAGCAACCAACGAGCGTGAGATTTATGGAGCTTTTATTGCAAAGTGCATCGCCAATGGCTGTACTGAGCAGTCCTATCACCCCATCGTTGCATGTGACGAAAACGGCGCTACCCTTCATTACCTAAAAAATAACGATGTCCTTGTGGACCCCGTCACCAAGCAACGCAAAAACAATGTACTCATCGATGCTGGTGGTGAGTACCGCGCGTACTGCGCTGATATCACTCGTGTCTTCCCTTTGTCAGGGAAATTCATGCCTGAGACACGCCAAATATATGAGATTGTTTTGCAAATGCAATATGAGTGTATCGCAGAACTGAGAGATGGCGTCCAATGGGAAGATGTCCATGCACTGGCGCACCGCATTGCGATAAAAGGCCTGCTGAAGCTGGGTATTCTTCGAGGATCCGAGGATGAATTGTTCGAAAAGCGAGTTAGCGTGGCATTCTTCCCGCATGGCCTCGGACATTATCTTGGAATGGACACCCACGATACGGGCGGAAACCCCAACTATGATGATAAAGACCCTATGTTCAGATATCTTCGTGTGAGAGGCAATTTGCCTGCGGGGTCCGTTATCACTGTTGAACCAGGAGTAAGACAACCCTTTTCTTGCTTTCCAATATGGTTGTTAACAATTCTTCCGAACAGATTTATTTCTGCCGATTTATCATCGAACCTTTCATCCACTCTCCTGAACTTAAACAGTACATTGATACCGAGGTATTGGAACGTTATTGGAAAGTCGGTGGAGTGCGCATTGAGGATAATGTTCACATCACCAGAGATGGCTATGAGAATCTGACCACGGCACCGAAAGCTATTGAGGAAGTGGAAAAGTTGGCTATGTAGAATGATGAACTAACGATTATTACCCAGTCTATATCAAAATGTTGCATGATCTGATACTCAGCCCTTAGTATAGTGCATGGTTGCTACTTACAGACCAATTCAAAATTCCACCTGATGTCCCAGGTGTTTGGCCCAAAGAACGAGAGACTATATCAATAACAGTAGACCATTTACATCAAAATGCCTGtccagtacggagtagtgcAAAAATGACTAGGTTCCATTCAGTCAGTTACTGACCACCCCTTTGTCGCTTTCTTCCGCTTGTACGGGTCCCCAATTCGGGTTCAATCTTGTTGTCCTGGCTAcgtttttctttgttctcgAGCACGAGCGCAAGAACATCATAAGAGAACTCGGGCACATCAAGACACAGCCCCTTGAATTCCTCTTCCACGCCATGTCGCAATACATGACTTCTGGTGGCCCAGAAATTGGCGATAGGTTTGCGGAGCGTGACATCATCAATAGAAGTGTGCGTGTAGACATAGCGGGCATATTCGATTTCACCGCGAGGAGTACTGCTGACGCGATGGATTTTGGTGTGAGCGAGTACCTTCAATGCCGGTATCCCGAGCTTCTCCGCTAGGGTGTAAACCCGCGCATGCTTCAATAATTGTTCCCCACTGTCATCGGAGTCCTTTGCATCTTGACCCTCAGTCGGTTTCGAAGTATAGTCGCGCGTATATTGGAATTGCAGAAAGCACCCAAAAGCATCCACGTGCTCATCAGGTAGTTCAATTCGCCGCTGTGAAATGATCACATCAATGCCAGGAGGTTTCTAATGTCTCAGCAAAGTAATACAGAACATACCGGTTCAGACTCGCTGCATTTGTCAACCATCTCTGCAAGGAAAGGTGACTCTAGCAGCAGAGTTTGATGAGCTGTCAATGTGGTTTCGTTTTCGCCCTGATCAACAATGATTTCGACAATTGGCGATGTTAGGTAGCTGTTATTGAGTAAGCAGATTTGTTCTATGAGCAGAGGACGATAATACTGTCATGTAGGTGCAATTGATGAAGCATGAACAGAAGAAGTATTGTAGCAGCAGGGACACAGAAAAGCTTGCATCTCCTTACTTGAGAAATCCGAGACCCGAATTCTTTTTTGCTGCCGTTGGCGCGTCTGTAGGCTGCGCATTTGATGCAGTGGGTGCTTTGAAGTCTTGTGCCGTGTCTAGGTGGCCACCGTTCGCTGTGGAATCGCGTATGTTATCCATTTCCACCTCTACCTCTTGGCCCTGGACCTGGCCCTGGTTTTCGTCAAAATTCTGTGGGAGGTTCTGGGTGGTTTGAGTGTTCGGAATGTCCTGCGCGTTTTGTGCGGTTTCAGGGGCTTGGGTGGTTTCAGCAGATAGTTGCAATTGAGAGGCATCCATTGCGCAAGTTAAAGTCGATAGCAGTTGTAAGGATGTTTCGTGAGAGGAAATTAGATTCGCGATGGCCGAAGAGGAATTCGAGCTATGGATTGGCGTCCTTCAACCTTGCTTTCAATTTCCATCGTTAAAAGAGGGCAAGTCAAATAAAGTATAAGTAGAAGTGTAATGGTTCGCAAAATGGGTAGCTAAAGCAGTGAAAGAGCAAGCAAGCGGGAATAAACCAAATAGACCCGTCGAAGCTGTCATGCGAATGCTTTATGCTATGTATTACGGTATTCTCCCTTTAGCCTTCGTCTGGCAAGAACCCAAAAGAATTTGACCACCGGGTTTCATTATCAATTTGGTCAGTAGCCATGTCTACATCATGTTCAGATATCAATTGCTGCTGAAAGGTGCATAAATACCTCACAATACGGTATTTTACATGTAAAGGAGATACGCGTGATTCCCCAGGTCAATTACATATTTGTACTTCGTAGGCTCTGCCGGCCAGAAGACGCACATATCCATCTATGGTACTTTCACCTTTGCCTCATCTTTTACGGGTCAGCTTCTCTCTTCGAGGCTCGATTCGCGCAAGTGTACCGTCCATTTACCCATCTATCGCTGTTCAAATTCGCTGGATTGTCCCTCGAGGCCAAAGACGAAGTATGGCAACAATTATCAACTCTCCGCGGGATCCAAATACTCTCAGCAATTATAATAACTGGATTTCGACTCACATTACTGCAAACTTTGACATCCTCTTTGACCAGAAGAAGTTGGCGGGAAATGTTGTTCACCGGCTCAAATCAATCACAGATGCCCAATCCCAGGATGTTATCCTAGATGCCAACCATCTCGACATTGGTGATGTCAAGGTCGATGGCAAGCAATCTCAATGGGAACTACTACCGCCTTTGGAATCTTACGGCACGGCGTTGAAGATCAAGCTTGATCATGCTGTGAAGCTCGACGAGACTATCGAGGTCGATGTACGTCATTTATTCCGAATGGTCATGATGTTCGCTTTCAACGTTAACCTGTACAAAATAGATCTCAGTGAGGACCACGGAGAAGTGCACAGCCTTGCAATGGTTGACACCTGCTCAAACCTCAAACAAAAAGTATCCTTATATGTGTAAGCTGACATTGTCCCTGTGCCTAGGCAGAAGCAACCCCACTGATGTATACTCCAAGTCTCTCAATGCCAGGCTATTCATGCTCGCTCTATTTTCCCGTGTCAGGATACACCTGATGTCAAATCTACTTTGGATTTCAACATTACATCACCCCATCCGGTGATCGCGAGTGGCTTGCCAGTTCGTGATTCACCACCGGCATCACAGCCGGGTGGGAAGTCTCTGTATCGCTTCCACCAGAAAGTGCCAATTCCTAGTTATCTCTTTGCATTAGCTAGTGGGTACGCAAATTACATACATGCTTTATACATGCCTGTTCCCATACAAGTTGAGACTGATGCTCGCATAGGGATATTTCGGAAGCCACCATTGGTCCTCGGAGTGTGGTAGCAACGAGCCCTGACAAAGTCGAAGAGTGTAAGTGGGAGCTTGAAGCGGACACAGAAAAGTTTATCAATGCAATTGAAGTATGCCTGACAGATTTCCCCATTCGAACGGTCACTTGCTCACTCAGATACAGAAAATCGTCTACAATTATGCATGGGGCGAGTATAATGTGTTGATCCTGCCTCCAAGTTTCCCATATGGTGGCATGGAGAATCCTATCTTTACATTTGCCACTCCTAGCATCATTTCAAAGGTACCCCAGAATGTCCTTAAAATTCATTTGGAAATTGGATAACAATTTCTCTCTCATCATAGGATCGGGAGAATGTGGATGTAATCGCCCACGAACTCGCTCATAGCTGGAGTGGGAACCTCGTTACCAATGCTTCATGGGAACATTTTTGGCTCAATGAAGGTTGGACTACTTACCTCGAAAGAAGAGTAGGTAAACGCTCAATCTGCATTTCCCCAACTAATCTGCTGACCAAATCAAGATTCTAGGTGCAGTGTGAGTAATTGAGAATAGTTGAAAATGGTCAAGGTAATTAATCTTTGCTGACTCCTGCTAGCCACGGGGAGCCCTATCGTCATTTCTCGGCCATAATAGGCTGGAAGGCTCTTTCTGATTCCGTGGAGCACTTTGGACGGGACCATGAATTTACCAAACTGGTCATCGACCTGAAAGGAAAAGACCCAGACGATGCATTTTCAAGCATCCCATACGAAAAGGGCTTTAATTTTCTCTTTCATCTCGAAACCCTTCTCGGAAAAGCCAAATTTGACAAGTTTATCCCCCATGTATGTCGGTTCTCTTTCCCTCCATTCCTAGTACGATCTGCTAAATTGCTTCCCAGTACTTCACAGTGTTCAAAGAAAAATCTCTCGATTCCTATGAATTCAAGACAACAATCTTGGATTTCTTCCAGTCTGACCCTGACGCTTCCAAGTTGTTGAATGATCTTGAATGGGACAAATGGTTTTATGCGCCGGGCTTGCCTCCCAAGCCCCAGTTTGATACATCGCTTGTCGATGTTGTTTATGAGCTTGCTGAGAAATGGCAATCACTGCCTGAATCGTCCTTCAAGCCACAGGCAAGTGACATCGAAGGCTTGACAGCGAATCAACTTGTGATATTTCTGGAGCAGGTGCTTCTTTTCGAGCAACTCAAACCCGATCTGACTAAACTTATGGGCGAAGTCTACGGTCTATCCAAGAGCGAAAACATTGAGGTTGCCAACTTATATTTCCAGGTCGGGCTAAAGGCCGGAGATGAAAGCGTTTTTGGGCCAACAGCAAACCTGCTAGGCAGAATTGGGCGAATGAAATTCGTGCGACCCTTGTAAGGACATGATAAACCAGAGACCCTCTACGCGGAGAAGATTTACCAACTAATCTTACTTTATAGATACCGGAATCTCCAAAAGGTTAACCGCACGCTTGCCATCGAGACTTTTGAGAAGAACAAAGACTTCTACCATCCCATTTGCCGTGCGATGGTCGAAAAGGACCTGTTTGGTAAGAAAGACAATTAAGTTAGGCGTAGAAAAATTACATAGTGGAGGGGAAACTTATTTCAATCTCTCGATTAATGTTTCCAGTCCATTCTTCGTAAATCAAACTACGTGACTTATGCTTGTACAGGATATTGAACAATGGTTGAATAAGATAATTAATAAAACAGCTGACTGAATGTAAAGTAGTGTGTCCAACATCCAGCCGTACACCTTTTAGTTTAGCAGATGATGGCACTTGGTGGTTTTGTAATTTATCGCTTTGCATTGACCAACTTCTTATCCAACTCGGAGTATCCAAATATGCCAGGCTTCCCGTTCCTGTGTTCCAGGGTCAAGATTAGATCGCCCTCGGTCACCTGGGAGAGTTCCGACAGTACTCGCCGCATATAGGCCACGACGCAAGCAATCTTGGTCCAATCCATGTCTTTACCATCCGGTCCAGTATAACTCGCTTTCCACAAGTTCCTCCAGACAGCAGCTCCAAGCACCGCATCGCCCTTGACAAGGCCCTCATCATAAGCCGCAAGAACTCCCCGCCACTGAATGAAAAGGTCCTTGAGAAATTTATTCCGAATCGCCCGGCTGGTGATGCCATGGAGGACATCCATGCGCTGTTCGGCGTTATGCGAGAAGTGATCGATCAGATGGCGGGAATATGTCTGTACACTCTCATGAGATGGCAGCGCGCGCAGTCGAACCGTCAATAGATACATGTGCAGAAATGTTACTTGCGACCACGTAGAGAAAGTTGGGGCGAGACTCAGTTCTAATTGGGACGAGGCCGCCTAAATTAGCTCATGGAACATCTTCAGGAACGGGTTCACGGTTCACATCTCAAACTGATAGTCCGCATGTTTAAAAGCAATGCCATAGATCTAGAACCAACCTTCATACCACCATCCTTCCCCAACGCCGAGATCCTCACCCCCTTCAGTCTTTGGAACCTGTGCGCCTTTTTGCGACAATTGAGGTATTCTGTAATCGGCCTGGCGCGAGCAAGCCTCGAACAACTTCTGTGTCAATCCATACGCGACATAGGTTTCTGCTGTGGTGCCAGGACGGGGCAGTATGGCCTTCGCCAATCGAGAGGCTCGACGGCTTTGCATCGACGGCGTGTGAGAGTGAAACAACCGGTTTGCATTATCTAAGGAGCACTTCGAATGCGACGCTAGTGTGGTGTAGTTTCGGGAAGTAATCATATGCGTTGGCTGCACCCACGGTCAGTTTGAGAGATCAAGCTTGTCGGGTTATATATCAATTGCTTGGTGTACCTGAAGCCATGAACACTGAGCTTTGCATAGTCCTCGCACATAAGGCGAGCCCAATGACTTTGATGCCATTTTGAGAAATGTACAAATATAATTTGTGTCGCACTGGTCCAGTATGTACTCCAATATGAtttcattctttttctcgacGCCGACGCCGCCTTGGTTTGCAGTGTTTGTCAATCTCTGAACTTCAAAAGGATGCATTCCCATTGGACCGTCTTTTCACTCTTTAGATAACTATTTAATACTGCTCGAAAACGTAATACATATGTACGAAGCATGGTGATTGTATTCTACATGATATCTGCGTAACCAGGTTGGAACTTTACGTTCATGGTATATGCTCAACTGTTCTCATGGTACGACACAGCACGTGCTTCCTGTTGTTCATAAAGATGGTCGTGTCAGCCTGGATGTAGTGCCCAAATAGGCGTGATCATTGATCCTTTATCCTTTTCGACTTTGTATCCGAGTCTCTTTTGTCAGGCTTCTAAAGACTCCACCAACAGCTACAATCAGGTCACTCCGTTGAGTTTGGTGGAAGGTTAAGCTGCTGCTAGATGTTGCACCATTACTCCCCTAATGACACTCGCTCTAAATGCCTTTCAACAAGAGGAAGTTTATCGGAAAGTTTGTTTGCATCCCTCAAAGCGGCCGGAACATCGTCTCGTGTTGTTGCCAGGGTCTTCAAAGTGTCAGTGCACTTCATGTGCTGTTTCACTTTCCCTATTCGAATATGCCTCTTACCTGTCTGACTTTCTCATATTCACATTCTTTGGTTTGATATTCTCTAATCACCTCCATGGTTTCGAAGTCGACATATACCCTTGTGTCACGAAGTCGGAATAGAACATTGTCAAGCCTCATAAAAAATCTCATTAGTAGGAGGAGTCTGTCTGGCATGACGCGAATCTTGCATGATAGCATAGTAATCCCATTATCAGCCAGTTCATCCTCATACAGGATCACTTCATCAAAGAACAATATTGGATCTGGGCGCTTTAATAAATCGATCGGGATTTGTTTGGTTGTCTCTTCAAATTGTCGACAATTAGGACGGACAGTGCCCTTATAGTCTGTAGTGTAGGACCAGTCAAATGGTTTGACAACCTCATTGATGCCTTCGTGTGTTATTTCTCTGGAATAATTGTCAGTGTCGAGGAATTGTATGCGCGACAACCTATATCCCGCACCTGCTTTTCTGCCATTCCTTCGAATATGCCACCTTAAGCATCGATTCACCAGTCTTATCGACACGATCCAGCGCATCAAATGCATTGAAGGTAATTCCCCAGCCCGTTTTCTCGTGCTCAATCTTGACAAAATTATCCCCAAAGATCATTTCAGGTGGCGCAATCCCAAGATTTTGTGCCATTTCTTCGATGGGCTCGGCTTTCAGAATCGGCAATTTCTGTGTGCTTATCCTAAAGCCCTTGATCGAGGTCGAATCCGGCTTCTGTGAACTAGGAGGAACCACTGCCGGGTTGCGTATGGTATGGGCAGGACCAGTACGAATGTTGAAAGCCATGTCGCATCGACTAAATGGTGGTGAACCACGCGGGAAAAGATTAATCTGCTGCTTGAATGATCAAGTGACCAGTAAATTGAATTGTCGACGAGTTGCGCATGTCATGAATGGCCGATTCTTATCAATAGCATCTTCCCCGAGCGATACCCCGCGGAGGTCGGAGAAAGAGGCGGCCCGTTCCGTTGCCTGGGTGATGCGCAAGGAACTGCGCCGATAAACAGCCGCTGGGAGCTGTTCTTTCTCGCAATTTGACCTTCTCGACACAACCACGCAAACTCGCCAAACAACCATCCCTCACCCCCTTTTTTTGTCGACAAATATTGAAGCTCTGGGATGAGTATTCTGTAAAGAAGGAAGCACTTGACCATCGCAATTGCCTCTTTACCATCTTCAAAATTCATTGACACTTCTCACCACAACCATGGCTACCAAGACGCTGGAAGCTCGTTTTGAGCATCTTTCTGTGAAAGATGAAAACGATTCTAGCGGCAATGGCAGCTATTATTCAAAGCAGAAGGTACTGATTGAGCGAATGTAATTAAATATGCAGGACCAACCTGCTAATCTTGTCTGTCCAGGGCCCCCATTCTACAGCCACGTCCCTATCAGGTCTCGGGTCCACTGCGCAGCTGAATAACAGCTCAAACCGGTCAAATCTACTGAAGCTCGCTTTGCAAAACACCAATGACAACAGGATCAACGCAACGAGTGCCGCCGGCTCGTCCCCTGTCAAGCGCAACGCAGATGAAAATGAAGAGCAGTCCCACGAGCAGCCTTCGCCAAAAAAACTTCACCTTGGAATGTTCGAGATTGGTAAGCCCTTGGGCAAGGGAAAATTTGGCCGAGTCTATCTGGCCAAGGAGCGTTCTTCCGGGTTCGTTTGTGCACTTAAGGTCCTTCACAAGTCCGAATTGCAACAAGGAGGGGTGCAAAAACAAGTTAGGCGCGAGATCGAGATCCAGAGCAACCTTCGTCACCCGAACGTCCTGAGGCTCTATGGACACTTCCATGATAGCAAGCGGATTTTCCTGATTCTGGAATTCGCAGGCCGAGGCGAATTGTACAAACATCTTCGAAAGGAACACCGTTTTCCTGAGTGGAAGGCTGCACATTACATTGCCCAGATGGCTGCGGCGCTGAAATACCTCCACAAGAAGCATGTTATGCACCGTGATATCAAGCCGGAAAATATATTAGTTGGAATTCACGGTGAAATCAAGATCAGCGACTTCGGCTGGAGTGTCCACGCGCCGAACAACAGGCGGCAAACCATGTGTGGCACGCTCGATTATCTGCCCCCGGAGATGCTTAAGCCAGGCTCTCAAGACAATTACTACAACGAAAAGGTCGACCTATGGAGCTTGGGCGTGTTGACATATGAATTTCTTGTCGGAGAGGCACCATTTGAGGATACCCCAGTTATGACACAAAGGCGGATTGCAAGAGCGGATATGAATGTTCCTTCCTTCGTGAGCCCCGAGGCGAAGGATTTGATCAAGCGAGTATGTGCTCCCCCTATAATCCTGTTTTCATGACACACTTATCAGCTAACACATTCTAGCTTCTCGTGCTTGATCCTGAAAAGCGAATCACGCTTGACGAAATCCAACGACACCCCTGGATCGTCAAACATTGTGTAAAGGACGACGGAGTTGCGAAACGGAGTTCTGGTTCTTCATCAAAGGACGGTAAAGCATGAAAGCACATTGCTTGGAGTGAAATTGGTATATGCATTGCCGGGGTTACTGGCgtttcttccctcttctttGATCCGGCTTATACGGAGTTTGGTTGCTTGGGCATACTGGTGTTTCGATTGATATTCTATTGTCTCtattttcctcttcttcaggaGTTTGGAAGCTTCCAGGATATGGTGTCATGTTgatatttctttcttctcagaCTTTTTATCATCAAATCTAATACAAttcaaaaggaaaagagaggtATAATAAAACAATCGTAGAATGGAACGGCTGATGTAGAGAGGCGGGGAATCATATGTTCGCGTCACCGATAGATTTCATCGAAGGGTCGTGTGTCTCTGAAGCAACTATCCCAAACTTCATTGACAACTTTTTGCGCATGGGCTTCGTCTTTGCAACTAGGTCTTGCCCTCACGGATAGAACAGCTCTTCTCCGAACGCATTCTTGATGTTGTTGTGTGAATTTCCACTGGCCTCGCCTGAAAAACTCTCGCGCCCATCTGCATTCGCCGCTAAGCGAACTGGCTCGAATCTATGGCAGAAAACGTTAGCAAATCTCCCGCCTGCCACCGTTTCCGCTCCCTTCCTGATAATTTCTCACCTCTGTGCAAGCTGCATGCCTCAGGTTGTCGGTCCAGTCGACTTTGAATCTTAAGTGATCATAGGCATGCACCATTTCATGTGCCATTGTATCCTCCAGATGCCCCTGGTCCTTCATTTCATTTGCACATATCAGAATACCGTATTCAGGATCGAAACCACCCGCCTTCCTGTTTGTGCATCGACGGCAATAGATGTTGTGATTGTGAAGGTCGCCTCCGAGTTGTCGGATATTGTCGCTCAAATAGCGAATGACGGGACCTTCAACCGTATGTCTTAGCTGCTGTTCAACCAAATTACCACAGAAAATGATATTATGACTTACTGTATTGTAGAAGAAAGTTGCGCTGCTCCTCGCAACGATTGCAATCAGCAGTTTCATTCCGGATATCTCGCGCAACACGGAATTGTTCCTTTCCTTCGTCTGTCATCTTGCCCGTTAAGACCGAAAAGATATTGCGCCATTGTGTCCAGGTATCATCTCCGGGAATATAACCATTATCTGCACTGCGCTCCGGATGTGAAGCTGGAGCAGACGACTGCGAAGGGTCTGTCATTCTGGCGCTGATTGGACTTACGAGGGCTTGAATTAAGACCGATCCCCAAGATGTTCCGCCGAGTCTCTCCGCATTGGCGGTAATTGATGGCAGAAAACAATCACTCCGATTTTCTGAAGGACGACCGAGTAGTTTGCGGGAGATGAAGAGAGGGATATTGTCTCTTTATTATACAATACCACTTTTTGATGGAATCCGATGTGTGTTGAGAATCGGATATCAAGCGAGGTTGGCATCATGAAGGCCTCTGACCGTCTCACCGTTGTTATCAAACTAGGTGCGGGGACT
This sequence is a window from Aspergillus chevalieri M1 DNA, chromosome 5, nearly complete sequence. Protein-coding genes within it:
- a CDS encoding TIP41 family protein (BUSCO:EOG092648XW;~COG:S;~EggNog:ENOG410PG32;~InterPro:IPR007303;~PFAM:PF04176;~go_process: GO:0043666 - regulation of phosphoprotein phosphatase activity [Evidence IEA]), whose product is MAFNIRTGPAHTIRNPAVVPPSSQKPDSTSIKGFRISTQKLPILKAEPIEEMAQNLGIAPPEMIFGDNFVKIEHEKTGWGITFNAFDALDRVDKTGESMLKVAYSKEWQKSREITHEGINEVVKPFDWSYTTDYKGTVRPNCRQFEETTKQIPIDLLKRPDPILFFDEVILYEDELADNGITMLSCKIRVMPDRLLLLMRFFMRLDNVLFRLRDTRVYVDFETMEVIREYQTKECEYEKVRQTLATTRDDVPAALRDANKLSDKLPLVERHLERVSLGE
- the CBP3 gene encoding uncharacterized protein (COG:C;~EggNog:ENOG410PPQ1;~InterPro:IPR021150,IPR007129;~PFAM:PF03981), which gives rise to MASKSLGSPYVRGLCKAQCSWLQPTHMITSRNYTTLASHSKCSLDNANRLFHSHTPSMQSRRASRLAKAILPRPGTTAETYVAYGLTQKLFEACSRQADYRIPQLSQKGAQVPKTEGGEDLGVGEGWWYEELSLAPTFSTWSQVTFLHMYLLTVRLRALPSHESVQTYSRHLIDHFSHNAEQRMDVLHGITSRAIRNKFLKDLFIQWRGVLAAYDEGLVKGDAVLGAAVWRNLWKASYTGPDGKDMDWTKIACVVAYMRRVLSELSQVTEGDLILTLEHRNGKPGIFGYSELDKKLVNAKR
- a CDS encoding aminopeptidase P family protein (COG:E;~EggNog:ENOG410PFW6;~InterPro:IPR000994,IPR029149,IPR036005,IPR007865;~MEROPS:MER0001733;~PFAM:PF05195,PF00557;~go_function: GO:0030145 - manganese ion binding [Evidence IEA];~go_function: GO:0070006 - metalloaminopeptidase activity [Evidence IEA]), encoding MSSLDAILAGKYPAKAHARRVAGYLQERGYGGSGVIYLEAQKTRLIEDNDEAMPFRQRRFFYYLSGCLLPDSRLTYDIKSDKLTLYIPPIDPDEVIWSGLPMSPAQAQKLYDVDRVLSTSEVNSTLASIASAHNGKAVAFAIADQISDDIKFQNFAETNLSALKGAIELTRIIKDGYEIALLKKANDISAKAHIAAIEASKTATNEREIYGAFIAKCIANGCTEQSYHPIVACDENGATLHYLKNNDVLVDPVTKQRKNNVLIDAGGEYRAYCADITRVFPLSGKFMPETRQIYEIVLQMQYECIAELRDGVQWEDVHALAHRIAIKGLLKLGILRGSEDELFEKRVSVAFFPHGLGHYLGMDTHDTGGNPNYDDKDPMFRYLRVRGNLPAGSVITVEPGIYFCRFIIEPFIHSPELKQYIDTEVLERYWKVGGVRIEDNVHITRDGYENLTTAPKAIEEVEKLAM
- a CDS encoding uncharacterized protein (COG:S;~EggNog:ENOG410PMKS;~InterPro:IPR000210,IPR011333;~PFAM:PF00651;~go_function: GO:0005515 - protein binding [Evidence IEA]), which translates into the protein MDASQLQLSAETTQAPETAQNAQDIPNTQTTQNLPQNFDENQGQVQGQEVEVEMDNIRDSTANGGHLDTAQDFKAPTASNAQPTDAPTAAKKNSGLGFLNYLTSPIVEIIVDQGENETTLTAHQTLLLESPFLAEMVDKCSESEPRRIELPDEHVDAFGCFLQFQYTRDYTSKPTEGQDAKDSDDSGEQLLKHARVYTLAEKLGIPALKVLAHTKIHRVSSTPRGEIEYARYVYTHTSIDDVTLRKPIANFWATRSHVLRHGVEEEFKGLCLDVPEFSYDVLALVLENKEKRSQDNKIEPELGTRTSGRKRQRGGQ
- the IPL1 gene encoding aurora family serine/threonine-protein kinase (COG:D;~EggNog:ENOG410PFYF;~InterPro:IPR017441,IPR008271,IPR030616,IPR000719, IPR011009;~PFAM:PF07714,PF14531,PF00069;~go_function: GO:0004672 - protein kinase activity [Evidence IEA];~go_function: GO:0005524 - ATP binding [Evidence IEA];~go_process: GO:0006468 - protein phosphorylation [Evidence IEA]) is translated as MATKTLEARFEHLSVKDENDSSGNGSYYSKQKGPHSTATSLSGLGSTAQLNNSSNRSNLLKLALQNTNDNRINATSAAGSSPVKRNADENEEQSHEQPSPKKLHLGMFEIGKPLGKGKFGRVYLAKERSSGFVCALKVLHKSELQQGGVQKQVRREIEIQSNLRHPNVLRLYGHFHDSKRIFLILEFAGRGELYKHLRKEHRFPEWKAAHYIAQMAAALKYLHKKHVMHRDIKPENILVGIHGEIKISDFGWSVHAPNNRRQTMCGTLDYLPPEMLKPGSQDNYYNEKVDLWSLGVLTYEFLVGEAPFEDTPVMTQRRIARADMNVPSFVSPEAKDLIKRLLVLDPEKRITLDEIQRHPWIVKHCVKDDGVAKRSSGSSSKDGKA
- the ATP23 gene encoding mitochondrial inner membrane protease ATP23 (BUSCO:EOG09264RBX;~COG:L;~EggNog:ENOG410PMGW;~InterPro:IPR019165;~MEROPS:MER0127117;~PFAM:PF09768;~go_function: GO:0004222 - metalloendopeptidase activity [Evidence IEA]) — its product is MTDPSQSSAPASHPERSADNGYIPGDDTWTQWRNIFSVLTGKMTDEGKEQFRVARDIRNETADCNRCEEQRNFLLQYSPVIRYLSDNIRQLGGDLHNHNIYCRRCTNRKAGGFDPEYGILICANEMKDQGHLEDTMAHEMVHAYDHLRFKVDWTDNLRHAACTEIRASSLSGECRWAREFFRRGQWKFTQQHQECVRRRAVLSVRARPSCKDEAHAQKVVNEVWDSCFRDTRPFDEIYR
- a CDS encoding bifunctional aminopeptidase/epoxide hydrolase (COG:E;~EggNog:ENOG410PGFF;~InterPro:IPR014782,IPR016024,IPR027268,IPR038502, IPR012777,IPR001930,IPR015211,IPR034015,IPR042097;~MEROPS:MER0002281;~PFAM:PF01433,PF17900,PF09127;~go_function: GO:0008237 - metallopeptidase activity [Evidence IEA];~go_function: GO:0008270 - zinc ion binding [Evidence IEA];~go_process: GO:0006508 - proteolysis [Evidence IEA]), which encodes MVLSPLPHLLRVSFSLRGSIRASVPSIYPSIAVQIRWIVPRGQRRSMATIINSPRDPNTLSNYNNWISTHITANFDILFDQKKLAGNVVHRLKSITDAQSQDVILDANHLDIGDVKVDGKQSQWELLPPLESYGTALKIKLDHAVKLDETIEVDISVRTTEKCTALQWLTPAQTSNKKYPYMFSQCQAIHARSIFPCQDTPDVKSTLDFNITSPHPVIASGLPVRDSPPASQPGGKSLYRFHQKVPIPSYLFALASGDISEATIGPRSVVATSPDKVEECKWELEADTEKFINAIEKIVYNYAWGEYNVLILPPSFPYGGMENPIFTFATPSIISKDRENVDVIAHELAHSWSGNLVTNASWEHFWLNEGWTTYLERRILGAVHGEPYRHFSAIIGWKALSDSVEHFGRDHEFTKLVIDLKGKDPDDAFSSIPYEKGFNFLFHLETLLGKAKFDKFIPHYFTVFKEKSLDSYEFKTTILDFFQSDPDASKLLNDLEWDKWFYAPGLPPKPQFDTSLVDVVYELAEKWQSLPESSFKPQASDIEGLTANQLVIFLEQVLLFEQLKPDLTKLMGEVYGLSKSENIEVANLYFQVGLKAGDESVFGPTANLLGRIGRMKFVRPLYRNLQKVNRTLAIETFEKNKDFYHPICRAMVEKDLFGKKDN